aatAGCTGTAGGTGACAACAGGGAAGTCGGGAGCCGTTTCATCCACACTCATCAGTGGGTCTGGGATTCCCTTCACTCGGCCCACTCTCACTGTGACCGAGGCCTGGTCCACAGTCACATCTGTTCACAAGGAAATGATCCAGAGATCAACTGTAAGTAGCTGTTGAGCTGGGAAGCTAAACAGAAACAGGAGCCTGTGTGAACAGCGACTCACCGCTCAGCTTGGCCAGGCCCTGAAAGCGATGTCTTTCCTCAGGGGTGATCCATGAGTGGTCCAGGCAAGAGAGCTGAGGCAGAGTGTCCACAGTGAGGCCCGGGTACGAGTGCGCCAGGGTGAAGGGGTTTCCCTCCAGCACCAGCGTCTTGAGGCAGGGGAGAGTGGTCAGAGCGCTCAGCAGGGCCCTCTGGTCCTCAAACTCACAGTCCCCGAGGTCCAGACACAGCAGCTGCGGCCTGGGGTCAGAGACAGGCACCgtctttacagtgtgtgtgtgtgtgtgtgtgtatgtgtgtgtgcgtgttttacATGaacacatattatattatattgcattacattgcatattgcaaatTGACATTGCTCTGTTTtgcttttttcatttcactttttacattactttttatatcttttatcttttatatatttttattttatatattgtttttttttaaaacttttttctcttatgtgtgttgtatttattgtgtttttatgtttctatcttCATTGAATGCACCAACAACCAGAggaaattccaggtaggtgtaaacctacttggcaataaataccttctgattctgattctgggtgtgtgtgtgtctgcgtgggtttgtgagtgtgtgtgtgtgtgtgtgtgagtgtgtgtgtgtgtgtgtgtatgtgggggtGTGTGTAAACACCACAGTGTCGTTGACGACTAGTAGGTTGACATTTCATTAATTGAAGCTTCTCCACATACCTGTCATAGTAAACTTAATATTCTTAGTTCTTTATATAATTATGTATTTTGAAATATAAACTGACTACAACTGACTGTctaaataaatatgatataaataatGAGTTGCATGAATttagttcattcattcattcatcgcTCACATTAACTATGTGATGTTATTTATGAATCTCgtgagtgtttttattaatttatttgtataatgtttttttgttgttgcgtgtgtttaaatgtttgttgcTGATTGTGAGGGTTTCTGTTTCTCAGGCCTCTCTTGGAAAAAAGATCTTGATCTCAATGTGACTGcctgattaaaaaaagattaaataaacaaacaatataaaattaGTTAAGTGCCTCGGTTAGAGTCAGCACTAATGAACACACTCGGCAGGATTTTCATTTGACCTACTTTTGGTTTATCTCTCAAAAACCATCTTAGTTCCTGTATGTGGGGGTGCTAACCAGTGTCTTCCAGAAAGATCAGCAGCGTCTTGACAGGAACCGAGACCGTTTGAGCCGAGGCCGAGGTAccacagctggggggggggacgtctGGTGAGACTGCTCAGAGCGGACAGCCGGTTGCCACGTAGCTCCAAAacctgagagagaaaacaatcaaacatttcatcatcactaCGTCACAACGATTTCAGACCTCAACCACAGCCATGATTCTGTTTCTAATCCCCATCGATTGACTTCTGCAGCAGCGACTTCATGTCATctgagaagctgcagagagCCTTCACACTGCTGCAGGACTGCGACTCACCTTCAAAGTGCAGGGGAGGTTGTCTGCAGGGATTTCTGAGATTCTGTTGGCACTCagcaccagctcctccagctttgAGAACTTCAACAGGCCGCCATCGACGACTGACACCTGTTTGTTCGTTGTGTCAAAGCATTAAGAATGAATACCTTTGAAGTAGATGGATGGAATCAGGGAGTTGCACAGAGCCcctcagccaccaggggacccACACACAAGATGAAAATGTGATCTCCTGATAATATTTTAAGCTCTCGACCTTACTCTGTGTAAATGTATGGAGAGATTTAGCACCTCATGCAAATGTTTGCACCTAAATGTACATTTTGGTATTTTAGGGGATGCATTAACTGACAATGTGGGCTCATCTTTGCCAGATGTTTGGGTTTAGGAGCCGTTGGACTTTGTTATAAACACCATTGGCGTCCTGGAAGAGCAAAGAAAAGCCTCCAGGTGTGAATAGGAACTGTCTGTTTATATATGTTTCTGTGATATTACTACAGTGACATTTTGTTCATGTTCCACAAGTTTCCACTATTCATCTGTGCATATTTCTCTCAGTATTAGGAGCAAATTGAACAGATTGTAGTACCAAAGTGATAGTTACTGAGTAGACGCTCTACTTTTATAGGAACCCCTTCAAAGCAGAAACTTTAGTTTGCCATGAGATTTTGGAGGGGGTGTATCTAATCATGGGTTTGGGGATGAGGCAAGAATGTCAGTGTATATTAAAGTAATAAAATGCTTTTTATTAACCTTTTAAGGAGTCAATAGGATTTTCGAGAATGACTGAATGTAAAAAAGTGTTCCTCATGTTTGAACTGTTTTTCTCAGATCCTGTGATGGTGCTTGGGGCCTGGTCAGATGAATGAACGGgttttaacaataaaataatcaacAGTTACTCACGTCCTCGTCCACGATGCGTAGCACAGTAAAGTACTTGTGAATGAAGTCGGTGTGGAGGCGTTCAGGTGACAGCACGGCCAGTTTCCTCAGGGTCACAGCTTGAGGGCTCCATGATGCATCGTGCCACCACGGAGAGTGAGGACAGATCAGCAGATCCAGGAGAGAGtctgcctcctctgtctctgtctccactgCACCGTCCACCGTCTTCCTCTGACAACACATCACCTCAAACATCACATTGATATCTGAAATAAAGAGACATGCAACCAGGTTCCAACTGAAGACACTCACCAAGCTGCCACGTCCACAGGGAAAGTCAGTGAGACACAGCTGGCGGATGTGCTTCTCTATCACAGCAGAGAGTGTGTCTGGACTCATCCTCACCAGTCGTTCGTCCCAGTACCTGCAGGACAGTGTCTGGGTTTGCAGTAACGGGTTCGGTTTGTCTTTCAGGAAGAAACGGGccccagtgtttgtgtgctgatGGTTGTTGGTTGCCTGGTAACAGCTGTGGCCCACACCACTGCGTCCAGTCAGTTAGTCTGCGCAGGTGAAACACTTGTTTCAGCTCCAGGGTTGTGTTACACATTAAATATCTGCGTATTGTCTATCAACATTAGAAATGTGATGATCTTTGAATCGCGTTTGCTCTGCGATGGCAACGTCATTTCTGCTGTGggaaaaataaacatacacTTTGTTATTTAAAGGTGTCCAACTGAACCCATTCAAGAAGGTGGCCCCCTATCCAATGCtgtgctatgctatgctatgctatgctatgctatgctatgctatgctatgctatgctatgctatatGCCATAACATCAATTATTTTTCAGACAATGTAATAAACAAGTTCAAGAGTCTTTAAGAGGCTTTAAGCCCACATTTGTGCTTTTAGCTAAGTGCTTACATCACCAGGCCAGCATGCTCATCATGTGGATATAGTGTTTACCATGTTTACTATATcggtatttttatttattttttacttattttttatttagttttcaacaaaacaatatgCATTTCCAGACAGTTATTTTCTTTGTCCATTTTTCAACTGTATACAATATTGTTATACATGGTATTCAAGTACAGTGTGCAATgcatagaaaaaacaacaaacatcaaacagtGCACACTCCAAGAGAAAAAGAGGGGGGATAAGATTAGATGATtgattacatacatttttttttaattaaacgaggaaagaaaaaagaaaaaaaagtaaaatgaaaataagaccAGAGATAAAGAAATAGTAATTGTCCACTCCAGAATGTAGTATCATAGGTGCTATATATGCTTTTCCGAGAGGATGGTGTATAATGTATGTGAGTAGGGAGAGTTGACAGATAACCGCCCAACCAGAGGCCCAGAGCGAGATTAATTAGTAACCCTCATTGTATTAATAACGCAGAGACAGGACCCCATCGTTTAGTAAAGATAGACTTTTGGAGCCTTAATGAGTGTGTGATTTGCTCCATTTGGTAGATGTCCCATACTTTTTGGGTCCATATATTGTATGTGGGTGGGTCTGGTTTTAACCATTTGATCGTTGTACATTACAATGCTGCTGTGAGTAGTATGTTTAGCAGTTATTCTTTGGCCCTCCCATCCAGGCCTTCAGGCATTGCTCCCAGTAGTGCTACTCTGGGGTCTTGTCGGATGTCCTGTTGGAATATCTCTTTGAGGGCATCAAAGACTTCTCTCCAGTATGTGTTTAACTTATGGCAGAGCCAGAGCACAAGTTGGAATGCGTCGGGCGCATCTTGGCTAATATTTTTGGTGTTCTGAAGAATCTGgtaattattttctatttaaattccCTCCAGTTGTTCGAATTTGTAGCTAGGTGTGCCTCTGTGCACATCCCCTCCCAGGTATTCTGTGGTATGACCATCTTCATTTCCGCCTCCCATCTCTGCTTTATCTGCAGGGAATTATGTAGATTCATAGATAGAAATATGTTATAGAGTTTACTTATTGTTTTACAATATCGGTATTTTCATGTTAGCAGGTTAACACATGCGAGACACCAAAGTACGAAAACTCCTGAAGGAGACATGTTGGAATCAAACAGGATGTCACTCCACCAAATAGTTGTCAAGATATTTTCCTACCGAGACCTTTCAGCTCGGATGGAAGTGATGATCTTGGCTCAGGGGTTTGGACCCAAAAAGCCACATTgatgtaatattattttaaatactaGAAAGGCTCatgcctctgccaaggcccacaGTCCTCCAATCAACCTGCAccacacttcac
The genomic region above belongs to Pleuronectes platessa chromosome 4, fPlePla1.1, whole genome shotgun sequence and contains:
- the LOC128438474 gene encoding leucine-rich repeat-containing protein 43, which codes for MSPDTLSAVIEKHIRQLCLTDFPCGRGSLRKTVDGAVETETEEADSLLDLLICPHSPWWHDASWSPQAVTLRKLAVLSPERLHTDFIHKYFTVLRIVDEDVSVVDGGLLKFSKLEELVLSANRISEIPADNLPCTLKVLELRGNRLSALSSLTRRPPPQLWYLGLGSNGLGSCQDAADLSGRHWPQLLCLDLGDCEFEDQRALLSALTTLPCLKTLVLEGNPFTLAHSYPGLTVDTLPQLSCLDHSWITPEERHRFQGLAKLSDVTVDQASVTVRVGRVKGIPDPLMSVDETAPDFPVVTYSYFITYEFLTDQTPAEQKVAGESKCATEPVTEDGSSDADPQSDKNCEREKSAPDTGELNPEEACCDVAPVWRHSTSKLTWSEHMDFSDTHVHTGSDLGGLKKFLSRGLSLRVEEEKVLSWPAASEDVAGAKPGRPVKEKKGGHERESPIKSGPTKDKSKDKKKKSVSELVQDARFRRSLVSVHVPLQSLVRGHGKVDVLCDLGTLHAESVVEATPTCEKDLEKKMKEEKKKEDKDSKRRGGKGKTGREREADVVPACSSVCDRLQPATVELSVELERWKSESEARGLLHTKQNPKSTETRGLN